A stretch of the Duncaniella dubosii genome encodes the following:
- a CDS encoding BACON domain-containing protein: MRKILGIIALCLLFAACKDDDERTLINFTDSSAELADSGIDLGCDATTEVLKFTCPPNLTPVATVESVVGEPDWLKAELQLTKPGVGEVTITAEGNTGNERSATVVVSAGKESVGIEVRQAAYDGITVDRTVFNIGRDGGKITVRCRSNEELKKPNIYFYDHENHYYQWAVRTDFRSLGDGDYEIEIAVEKNDGFGRLASMLLENGSKSARVTLIQSPKLFGDTETVKMPDEGVSSTSSWAIRQSRWRGYAQYPPDKASCY; encoded by the coding sequence ATGAGAAAAATACTCGGAATCATCGCTTTATGCCTGCTATTCGCTGCGTGTAAGGATGACGATGAAAGGACACTGATAAACTTCACAGACAGTTCGGCGGAGCTTGCCGACAGCGGTATTGACTTAGGCTGCGATGCGACCACTGAGGTTCTGAAATTCACCTGCCCGCCAAACCTCACCCCGGTGGCGACAGTGGAGTCGGTGGTAGGTGAACCCGACTGGCTGAAGGCCGAGCTGCAACTGACCAAGCCGGGCGTTGGAGAAGTAACGATAACAGCGGAGGGCAATACGGGCAATGAGCGTTCGGCGACGGTTGTCGTGTCGGCCGGCAAGGAGTCGGTAGGCATTGAGGTGAGACAGGCCGCCTATGACGGAATCACAGTCGACAGGACGGTTTTCAATATCGGACGCGACGGCGGGAAGATTACGGTCAGATGCCGGTCGAACGAGGAACTCAAGAAACCGAATATATACTTTTACGACCACGAAAACCACTATTATCAATGGGCAGTGAGAACAGACTTCCGTAGCCTCGGCGACGGCGATTATGAAATCGAGATCGCGGTGGAGAAAAACGACGGATTCGGGAGGCTGGCATCAATGCTTCTCGAAAACGGCAGCAAGTCAGCCAGAGTGACCCTCATCCAGTCACCGAAACTTTTTGGCGATACAGAAACCGTCAAAATGCCCGACGAAGGGGTATCCTCAACCTCAAGCTGGGCTATACGGCAATCCCGATGGCGAGGCTATGCGCAATATCCGCCGGATAAAGCATCTTGCTATTAA
- a CDS encoding NAD-dependent epimerase/dehydratase family protein: MKVLIVGAGGFIGGFIAREALSRGYETWCAVRESTSRRYLTDPALRFITLDYDDPDKLRDELAGNQWDYIVYNLGATKCVNFSDFNHINFTYLRNFCEAVITNGQIPKRFIYMSSLSALGPGDEKDYSPLNGSMIPQPNTRYGLSKIKAETLLQTLPSSFPWIILRPTGVYGPHERDYLMMIKSIDAHFDFGVGFRRQMLTFIYVEDLACAIFDALEKAPVHRKYIISEPRAYTQGEFRKIVAKELGHKLVIPVRLPLLALKIACKVSEKYGAAKLQAVTLNSDKYKIMAQRNWNCDTTDAERDFGFKSRIDLAEGIKRTVRAYRNELKNNKNKHMI, from the coding sequence ATGAAAGTATTAATTGTAGGAGCAGGAGGTTTTATCGGAGGTTTTATCGCACGTGAGGCTCTTTCACGCGGATATGAAACTTGGTGTGCGGTCCGCGAATCGACATCCCGACGTTATCTGACCGATCCGGCGCTCCGGTTCATAACCCTTGACTATGATGACCCCGACAAACTCCGCGACGAGCTTGCCGGAAACCAATGGGATTATATCGTATATAACCTCGGCGCGACAAAATGTGTGAATTTCAGTGATTTCAATCACATAAACTTCACATATCTGCGTAATTTCTGCGAGGCGGTTATCACCAACGGCCAGATTCCGAAAAGATTCATCTACATGTCGTCACTTTCAGCTCTCGGCCCGGGCGACGAGAAAGACTACAGCCCGCTGAACGGCTCTATGATACCTCAGCCAAACACCCGCTACGGGCTTTCCAAAATCAAGGCCGAGACACTTCTGCAGACCCTCCCCTCATCATTCCCTTGGATCATACTGCGCCCGACCGGGGTCTACGGTCCACACGAGCGTGACTATCTGATGATGATCAAAAGCATTGATGCGCATTTCGATTTCGGTGTCGGATTCCGTCGGCAGATGCTCACGTTTATATATGTGGAGGATCTCGCCTGCGCGATATTCGATGCTCTCGAAAAAGCACCGGTCCATCGCAAATACATAATCTCTGAACCCCGGGCATATACTCAAGGAGAATTCCGAAAAATCGTAGCCAAGGAACTCGGGCATAAACTCGTCATTCCTGTACGTCTTCCGCTCTTGGCGCTTAAAATCGCCTGCAAGGTATCTGAAAAATATGGCGCAGCGAAGCTTCAGGCTGTCACTCTCAACTCCGACAAATATAAAATCATGGCTCAGCGCAACTGGAACTGCGACACGACAGATGCAGAACGTGATTTCGGCTTCAAATCCCGGATAGACCTTGCCGAAGGTATAAAACGCACGGTAAGGGCATATCGTAACGAGCTAAAAAACAATAAAAATAAGCATATGATATGA
- a CDS encoding leucine-rich repeat domain-containing protein: MMADNYIPSQMFYFAQGLVKCILPENTIGIGSRAFYSTSLTRIDIPASVVQIDEHAFRGNYSLKEINIDKSSRLEELNLTALSTSKPVKAIYLPSTITHGSPNTNSLVIKTNKLYLDKTEIPEWRVSGIRSTPSMSLTRS, translated from the coding sequence ATGATGGCCGACAACTACATTCCAAGCCAAATGTTTTATTTTGCCCAAGGACTTGTAAAGTGCATATTGCCCGAAAATACGATTGGTATCGGCAGCAGGGCGTTCTATTCTACATCCTTAACGCGCATAGACATCCCAGCCAGCGTGGTCCAAATAGATGAGCATGCATTCAGGGGAAATTACTCTCTTAAAGAAATAAATATCGATAAATCCTCCCGGCTCGAAGAGCTGAATCTGACAGCCCTATCGACAAGCAAGCCTGTCAAAGCCATCTATCTACCTTCGACCATTACACATGGGAGCCCTAATACCAATTCATTAGTGATAAAAACTAATAAATTATATCTCGACAAAACAGAAATCCCTGAGTGGAGGGTATCCGGAATACGGTCGACACCCTCTATGTCCCTGACGAGAAGCTGA
- a CDS encoding type II 3-dehydroquinate dehydratase, which translates to MKLLIINGPNLNLLGTREPEIYGSRTFESYLQELREMIDGDEIEYLQSNHEGDIIDFLHNTDADGVILNAGAYTHTSLAIADAISGITTPVIEVHISNTASRETIRHTSLIAPVCRGTITGFGLNSYFLAAQAFIMGHVR; encoded by the coding sequence GTGAAGTTACTTATTATCAACGGCCCGAATCTGAACCTTCTCGGCACACGCGAACCGGAAATCTACGGCTCACGCACATTCGAATCATACCTTCAGGAACTCCGCGAGATGATTGACGGCGATGAAATCGAATATCTCCAGTCAAACCACGAAGGCGACATCATCGACTTCCTCCACAATACCGATGCCGACGGAGTTATCCTGAATGCTGGTGCATATACCCACACATCGCTCGCAATAGCCGATGCGATTTCAGGCATAACGACCCCGGTGATTGAAGTACATATCTCTAATACAGCTTCGCGCGAGACCATACGCCACACATCGCTCATAGCCCCTGTGTGCCGTGGCACTATCACCGGTTTTGGCCTCAACTCTTATTTCCTTGCAGCTCAAGCATTCATAATGGGTCATGTGCGATAA
- a CDS encoding O-methyltransferase: MCDNLDDYILSHISAEPEHLKRLYRRTHLRHLYPRMCSGHLQGRMLSMLSSMIKPQRILELGAYTGYSALCLAEGLAKDGQLHTIEVDDEMEDELLELFATSPGGDRITLHIGDAEEIIATIDEIWDLVYIDANKRRYVEYLDLVLPRLRRGGFIIADNTLWDGKVTDTVANHDAQTVALDRFNTYVASHPELETVIIPLRDGLTLIRRK, encoded by the coding sequence ATGTGCGATAATCTCGACGATTACATTCTCAGCCACATAAGCGCCGAACCCGAACACCTGAAGCGCCTCTACCGCCGCACCCATCTGCGCCATCTCTACCCTCGCATGTGTTCGGGTCATCTGCAGGGACGTATGCTTTCGATGCTCTCTTCCATGATAAAGCCTCAACGGATACTGGAGCTTGGCGCTTATACAGGCTATTCGGCTCTATGTCTTGCCGAAGGTCTTGCCAAAGACGGACAGCTCCACACCATCGAAGTCGACGATGAGATGGAAGACGAACTGCTCGAACTCTTCGCCACATCACCCGGAGGCGACCGCATCACTCTCCATATAGGTGATGCCGAGGAGATTATAGCGACAATTGATGAAATATGGGACTTGGTGTATATTGATGCCAACAAACGCCGCTATGTCGAATATCTCGACCTCGTGCTCCCGCGCCTGCGCCGGGGAGGCTTCATCATAGCCGACAATACACTCTGGGACGGCAAGGTGACCGACACCGTCGCCAACCACGACGCACAGACCGTCGCCCTCGACCGCTTCAACACCTACGTGGCTTCCCATCCTGAACTTGAGACCGTAATCATCCCCCTCCGCGACGGCCTCACCCTCATCCGCAGGAAATAG
- a CDS encoding SGNH/GDSL hydrolase family protein, translated as MRKTLLLLLTILSTTTFSVSGISPRAGVSILGDSYSTFEGHVTPDTNYVWYFKTPKPELTDVSDVSQTWWQQLIRDKNLRLEVNNSFSGATICNRGYRGEDYSDRSFLTRVKALGSPDIILVFGGTNDSWAGVEVGEYLDSEGKTADGSAPDLYTFRPALDIMLAEMKDYYPGTDIYFIVNTKLRPEITESIETLCRKHDIETIMLKDIAKKANHPSVKGMEEIARQVGERIK; from the coding sequence ATGCGTAAGACCCTTCTTTTACTTCTCACCATCCTCTCGACAACAACATTTTCAGTCTCCGGCATCTCACCGCGCGCAGGTGTATCAATACTCGGCGACTCCTATTCTACTTTCGAAGGACATGTCACTCCTGATACCAACTACGTATGGTATTTCAAGACTCCTAAGCCGGAATTAACAGATGTCAGCGATGTCAGTCAGACATGGTGGCAGCAACTCATACGTGACAAAAATCTCAGACTGGAAGTCAACAATTCCTTTTCCGGTGCGACGATATGCAACCGCGGATATAGGGGAGAAGACTATTCAGACCGTTCCTTTCTCACCCGCGTGAAGGCATTGGGTTCGCCCGACATAATACTTGTCTTCGGAGGGACAAATGACTCATGGGCCGGCGTTGAAGTAGGCGAATACCTTGATTCCGAAGGAAAAACCGCCGATGGGTCTGCTCCCGACCTCTATACTTTCCGTCCGGCACTCGACATTATGCTTGCTGAAATGAAAGACTACTATCCCGGGACAGATATATATTTTATAGTGAACACAAAATTGCGCCCCGAGATAACTGAATCAATCGAGACTCTGTGTCGAAAACACGACATCGAGACCATCATGCTAAAAGATATTGCCAAGAAGGCCAATCACCCTTCGGTCAAAGGTATGGAGGAAATAGCCCGTCAGGTAGGGGAGAGAATCAAATAA
- a CDS encoding leucine-rich repeat protein, giving the protein MISIGDYAFNGCRNLTSINIEKFGLLEALGASPFSTGCRIESIFLSWHLNRVADETFHDFNVANLYVDKYEPQHGSLTQLPKSTPFISPMIPVKI; this is encoded by the coding sequence ATAATCAGTATAGGTGACTACGCCTTCAACGGCTGCCGCAATCTTACCAGCATCAACATTGAGAAGTTCGGGCTGCTCGAAGCGCTGGGAGCATCGCCCTTCTCGACAGGCTGTCGCATTGAATCGATCTTCCTGTCGTGGCATCTCAACCGCGTCGCAGACGAGACTTTTCATGATTTCAATGTCGCAAACCTATATGTCGACAAATACGAGCCCCAACATGGAAGTTTGACTCAACTACCAAAATCGACACCCTTTATCTCCCCTATGATCCCAGTAAAGATCTGA
- a CDS encoding BACON domain-containing carbohydrate-binding protein, producing the protein MKKLLIFIFCSLILTACEDEPEVDFNFPDDIINKGIKFGPSYDVKTLYFNAPRKSEPKVSVEEITHTYEEWLSTQCYYDDGKWILRIAVSGNDKNSDRRGYVNLKVGKSMTKITVIQKIDNITIQTQPQILPNTGGELKIRFISAEKPKVAINYPAQSNSTWCSLGEITEVDEDTYEVPVSYKENTTYGRIAKLWITTGRDNKVLLSSSVRNSLMNQR; encoded by the coding sequence ATGAAGAAACTTTTAATATTCATTTTTTGTTCCCTCATCCTCACAGCCTGTGAAGATGAGCCGGAGGTCGATTTCAATTTTCCGGATGATATTATAAACAAGGGAATCAAATTCGGGCCAAGTTATGATGTCAAGACACTTTATTTCAATGCGCCGAGAAAATCCGAACCGAAAGTCTCAGTCGAAGAAATCACACATACTTATGAAGAATGGCTTTCAACACAATGCTATTACGATGATGGTAAATGGATTCTGCGTATTGCAGTATCAGGAAACGATAAAAATTCAGACCGTAGAGGTTATGTCAATCTGAAAGTCGGCAAAAGCATGACGAAAATAACTGTGATTCAAAAAATCGATAATATCACAATCCAGACCCAGCCACAGATTCTCCCGAATACAGGCGGAGAGTTAAAAATCAGATTCATTTCAGCTGAAAAACCGAAAGTCGCCATCAATTACCCGGCCCAGTCTAACTCTACATGGTGTAGCCTCGGTGAAATCACAGAAGTGGACGAGGATACCTATGAAGTGCCTGTCAGCTATAAGGAAAACACAACGTATGGCCGAATAGCCAAACTATGGATAACTACCGGTCGTGATAACAAGGTTTTACTATCGTCCAGCGTCCGAAACAGTTTGATGAATCAGAGATAA
- a CDS encoding nitroreductase family protein, which yields MNYEVIKSRHSVRSYTNQPLPTEIRHVLTALIDECNSNSGLHMQLVCDEPKAFGSSLLARYGKFSNVCNYICMIGKKCSQTEELLGYYGEKLVLKAQESGLNTCWVGMSFRKGKIPADIRHDEKLYAVIAIGYGATQGVAHKIKTAKQICPEIDSAPEWFRRGVEYALLAPTAVNQQKFRFKWSGENRVEVNSSWGFFSKMDLGIARLHFELGAYPIKVEWVQDAN from the coding sequence ATGAATTACGAAGTTATAAAGTCGAGACACTCAGTGCGCTCATATACGAACCAACCACTCCCGACTGAGATTCGCCATGTTCTTACCGCTCTTATCGACGAATGCAATTCAAATTCAGGACTCCACATGCAGCTCGTATGTGACGAACCCAAGGCATTCGGAAGCTCACTGCTTGCCCGTTACGGAAAGTTCAGCAATGTCTGCAACTACATCTGTATGATTGGCAAAAAATGCAGCCAGACAGAAGAGCTGCTTGGATATTACGGTGAGAAGCTCGTGCTTAAAGCTCAGGAATCAGGACTTAATACCTGCTGGGTTGGAATGAGCTTCAGGAAAGGTAAGATCCCGGCAGATATAAGGCATGACGAAAAGCTATATGCAGTTATTGCAATCGGTTACGGAGCAACACAAGGTGTGGCACACAAAATAAAAACTGCGAAACAAATCTGCCCGGAGATAGACTCCGCGCCCGAATGGTTCAGACGTGGAGTCGAATATGCTCTACTTGCTCCGACAGCTGTCAACCAACAGAAATTCCGTTTCAAATGGTCAGGCGAAAATCGGGTCGAAGTAAATTCTTCATGGGGATTTTTCTCTAAAATGGACCTTGGAATCGCCAGACTACATTTCGAACTGGGTGCATATCCCATAAAAGTCGAATGGGTTCAAGACGCGAATTAA
- a CDS encoding DUF4230 domain-containing protein, translating to MIKKYIGIHLSGIIFMVLVVVGAGMLIWRSGEGSTNMTVSETKLSEIKEMVKLCSLEVRDDVPIKDSINGKWIFAKNTINGYIRFDLEKLDYQLRNDSVFIFLPPEEIEVYESSSPNSYEVIDTWDNTLFGLRKMTSDEETAIKKRMADSYKASFYEKGYVRRARESAVNTLSRMLGMMDGNITVVDLKPDGYGWHR from the coding sequence ATGATTAAGAAATATATAGGTATACATCTGTCAGGCATCATATTTATGGTGCTTGTCGTTGTCGGTGCAGGGATGTTGATCTGGCGCAGTGGCGAAGGTTCGACCAACATGACTGTGTCTGAGACAAAGCTCTCCGAGATAAAGGAAATGGTCAAACTTTGTTCGCTGGAAGTCCGCGATGATGTGCCCATAAAGGATTCAATCAACGGAAAATGGATTTTTGCCAAAAATACAATCAACGGCTATATCCGCTTTGATCTTGAAAAGCTTGACTATCAGCTAAGGAATGATTCCGTGTTCATATTTCTTCCTCCCGAAGAAATCGAGGTTTATGAGTCAAGTTCGCCCAATTCCTACGAAGTTATTGATACGTGGGACAATACGCTCTTTGGTCTGCGCAAGATGACATCAGACGAGGAAACGGCCATAAAGAAGCGCATGGCCGACAGTTATAAAGCGTCGTTCTATGAGAAAGGCTACGTAAGACGGGCACGTGAATCTGCTGTCAACACACTTAGCCGTATGCTTGGCATGATGGACGGCAATATAACCGTAGTTGACCTGAAGCCTGACGGCTATGGTTGGCACAGATAA
- a CDS encoding transposase, producing the protein MNVLAILKDFTFRCKSVFENTTTKMSKRFLNWLILTIRTVALIPGKVNFTRLSRYGGRTAKTFASNFKTSVDWMKVNIGMAQDCFGPADDMAAAIDPSFISKAGRLTYGIGRFWSGVAQRVKRGLEIMAIGAISLSKHTCVMLGAVQSPNFRTLESEKQMSMLDWYVALVRSKATELLSLTDILVADAFFSKYEFVNEVIGMGFRFVGRLRANSYLRYLAIPDSSAPRRRGRKKKYGEKVDFSNLDMSVFTSFIYEDSKGNKNRCHTAVVHSRALKRDIRIVVCPVENAGPLLYFSTDTNMRSEKIIGFYRTRFQIEFGIRDAKQFTGLQSQQTRDKDRLDFAFNLSFTALNVCKEVIRKDYPDLSVAQFKRLMFESYLASTIISTCGKSPHLKIIQKINHRLAQLAA; encoded by the coding sequence ATGAACGTATTGGCGATTCTCAAAGACTTCACCTTTCGGTGTAAGTCGGTATTTGAAAATACTACAACCAAGATGAGCAAAAGGTTCCTCAACTGGCTGATTTTAACAATACGCACTGTAGCGTTGATTCCGGGCAAAGTCAATTTTACCCGGCTGTCGCGCTATGGCGGTCGTACAGCCAAGACCTTTGCTTCCAATTTCAAGACATCCGTAGACTGGATGAAAGTCAACATAGGTATGGCGCAGGATTGTTTTGGGCCGGCCGATGACATGGCAGCGGCAATCGATCCGTCGTTCATTTCAAAAGCAGGCAGACTGACGTATGGCATAGGCCGTTTCTGGTCAGGGGTGGCACAACGTGTCAAACGCGGTCTGGAGATAATGGCGATCGGGGCAATAAGTCTGAGTAAACATACATGCGTGATGCTCGGTGCTGTCCAGTCACCGAACTTCAGGACTCTTGAATCCGAGAAACAAATGTCAATGCTTGACTGGTATGTGGCACTTGTCAGGTCAAAGGCGACAGAGCTGCTCTCACTGACGGATATTCTGGTTGCCGATGCCTTTTTCTCCAAATATGAGTTTGTAAATGAAGTGATTGGCATGGGATTTCGATTTGTCGGGAGATTACGTGCCAACTCATATCTGAGGTATCTGGCCATACCGGATTCCTCCGCCCCGCGAAGACGCGGCAGAAAGAAAAAGTATGGAGAGAAAGTGGATTTCTCCAACCTTGACATGTCCGTGTTCACTTCATTCATATATGAGGATTCCAAAGGAAACAAAAACCGATGTCACACGGCGGTCGTACATTCGAGGGCATTGAAACGCGACATCCGTATCGTGGTCTGTCCGGTTGAAAACGCAGGGCCTCTTCTTTACTTCTCTACAGACACCAATATGAGGTCTGAAAAGATCATCGGTTTCTACCGCACCCGCTTTCAGATTGAGTTCGGCATACGCGATGCCAAACAGTTTACAGGACTCCAGTCGCAACAGACACGCGACAAAGACCGGCTTGACTTCGCATTCAATCTTTCCTTCACTGCACTCAATGTCTGCAAAGAGGTCATAAGGAAGGATTATCCGGATCTTTCGGTAGCGCAGTTCAAACGGCTTATGTTTGAATCTTATCTCGCCTCAACAATTATTTCGACTTGCGGAAAATCTCCGCATCTCAAAATAATTCAGAAAATAAATCATCGGTTGGCTCAGTTAGCGGCTTAG
- a CDS encoding DUF4230 domain-containing protein, whose translation MYKTLRLVACMLVGPMLMISCRKEKEINVFHELQDVQKLVLAEMSLNKVGTISDVGAKGVDAFINGIKFGDRIAAYSFQTYIDAYIDLSELKSSDVEVDEKRKFIKLTLPAIQTQYIGRDLGVQEEHYRVTGLRSEITAQERAMLKDKMSLALKKDVENNDEYRSLLVKEAQAKARGFFTILLNGYGYDCEIDFRN comes from the coding sequence ATGTATAAAACACTAAGACTTGTCGCATGTATGCTTGTCGGTCCGATGCTGATGATTTCGTGCCGGAAGGAGAAGGAAATCAACGTGTTCCATGAACTTCAGGATGTACAGAAACTTGTGTTGGCCGAGATGTCGCTCAACAAGGTCGGTACGATAAGTGATGTCGGGGCAAAAGGAGTCGATGCCTTCATAAACGGGATTAAATTCGGCGACCGCATCGCTGCTTACTCTTTTCAGACCTATATTGATGCCTACATAGACCTTTCGGAACTAAAATCGAGTGATGTTGAGGTCGATGAGAAGCGTAAATTCATCAAACTTACCCTTCCGGCAATACAGACGCAGTATATCGGCCGCGATCTCGGTGTGCAGGAAGAACACTACCGCGTCACGGGACTGCGGTCTGAAATAACCGCGCAGGAACGTGCGATGCTTAAAGACAAGATGAGCCTTGCTCTGAAGAAAGATGTAGAGAACAATGATGAATACCGATCGTTGCTTGTCAAGGAAGCACAGGCAAAAGCCAGAGGCTTTTTTACGATTCTTCTTAACGGCTATGGATATGATTGTGAGATAGATTTTCGCAACTGA
- a CDS encoding peptidylprolyl isomerase: MATLEKIRSKSALLLIFVGAGLLAFIIGDFFTSGRSLFGTGTTIAKVDDSKVDIQEFQRRVQDASQQAQAQNQRMDQAVLQQQVLNAMIAEKLFDQEVKDLGLTVTDQELTDMMVGKNSQYVDRMVQQQLGVPDAKTAHDMAFNPTKYGMQQAQAQQLQAYWIDLEKSVERMLLQQKFQNLFTGTLVANELDAKALYDDNAATSHIIYAKKDFSTLNDDDFEVSESDINALYNKDKNRYVLAEPTRTVNYIAVNIVPSEADMLAGQKKVEDALSALNATPELQGLSDMPEFVADRHKLTQADVNRQARLKAALDSLSVGRATLVSKTGNDYNIVKLFGKGQEVANAKIDFLAVQGTKAQVDSLVAKLNSGVSFDSISASPLVAQSQKDMAVALLDPNYAPVKEIIAGRATGVYFTPDTLAEGGRIFRVSEREAPETVYDVATVTFTTEPSNATINELDAALRKYVDENKDSKSFAENAQEAGYTTFPATVSASTPMIGNLNDSHGAVAWVMDAKKGQVSPVFGDVQSGRFLAVAVNDIYDGGFVPARDAQIHALLAAQARNDKKAAKLIADYEGKAKDVAGYAKLMSVSVDTTTVNFGQYMIPGLGISESAVQGKVANAAKGALVGPMQANNAVIVLQVTDVDSEGRPYDFEENALRFNQQRGASRMMNSLDRILLGNKKVTNNINTFYK, translated from the coding sequence ATGGCAACATTAGAAAAAATCCGTAGCAAGTCAGCCCTCTTGCTCATCTTCGTGGGAGCCGGTCTGCTGGCTTTTATCATCGGAGACTTCTTTACTTCCGGTCGCTCGCTTTTCGGGACCGGCACTACCATTGCAAAAGTCGATGACAGCAAAGTCGACATTCAGGAATTCCAGCGTCGCGTGCAGGATGCCTCACAGCAGGCTCAGGCACAGAATCAGCGCATGGATCAGGCTGTGCTCCAGCAGCAGGTTCTCAATGCTATGATCGCAGAGAAGCTTTTTGATCAGGAAGTCAAGGATCTCGGTCTTACCGTTACAGATCAGGAACTCACAGACATGATGGTCGGAAAGAATTCACAATACGTTGACCGCATGGTGCAGCAACAGCTTGGCGTGCCCGATGCGAAGACTGCACATGATATGGCTTTCAACCCTACGAAATATGGCATGCAGCAGGCTCAGGCCCAGCAGCTTCAGGCTTACTGGATTGACCTTGAGAAGTCGGTTGAACGTATGCTCCTCCAGCAGAAGTTCCAGAATCTTTTCACAGGTACGCTTGTAGCCAACGAGCTTGATGCAAAGGCTCTCTATGACGATAACGCCGCTACATCACATATAATTTACGCCAAGAAAGATTTCTCTACTCTCAATGACGATGATTTCGAGGTGAGCGAGAGCGACATCAATGCTCTTTATAATAAGGATAAGAACCGCTACGTTCTTGCAGAGCCTACACGCACTGTCAACTACATCGCAGTCAATATCGTTCCTTCGGAAGCCGATATGCTTGCCGGACAGAAGAAAGTCGAGGATGCTCTCTCGGCTCTCAACGCTACACCGGAGCTTCAGGGACTTTCTGATATGCCCGAATTTGTGGCTGACCGCCATAAACTGACTCAGGCCGATGTTAACAGACAGGCTCGTCTCAAGGCTGCTCTTGACTCGCTCTCAGTCGGCCGTGCCACACTGGTCAGCAAAACCGGTAACGATTATAATATTGTAAAGCTTTTCGGTAAAGGTCAGGAAGTTGCCAATGCCAAGATTGATTTCCTCGCTGTTCAGGGCACTAAGGCACAGGTCGATTCACTTGTAGCCAAGCTTAACTCAGGTGTGTCGTTCGACAGCATTTCCGCTTCTCCTCTTGTAGCCCAGTCTCAGAAGGACATGGCAGTCGCCCTGCTCGATCCCAATTATGCTCCTGTAAAGGAAATCATAGCAGGTCGTGCGACCGGTGTCTATTTTACTCCCGACACTCTTGCCGAAGGTGGACGCATCTTCCGTGTCAGCGAGCGTGAAGCTCCTGAAACTGTCTATGACGTTGCAACTGTGACATTTACTACTGAGCCGTCAAACGCTACAATCAATGAACTTGATGCTGCTCTCCGTAAATATGTCGATGAAAACAAGGATTCCAAGTCGTTTGCCGAGAATGCACAGGAAGCCGGTTATACCACTTTTCCTGCGACTGTCAGCGCTTCGACTCCTATGATCGGCAATCTTAATGACTCACACGGCGCTGTGGCATGGGTTATGGATGCCAAGAAAGGTCAGGTTTCACCCGTGTTCGGTGACGTACAGTCAGGACGTTTCCTTGCTGTAGCTGTCAACGATATCTATGACGGAGGCTTTGTCCCGGCTCGTGACGCGCAGATTCACGCACTTCTTGCTGCTCAGGCCCGTAACGATAAGAAAGCAGCCAAACTTATTGCCGACTATGAAGGCAAGGCAAAGGATGTGGCCGGCTATGCCAAACTTATGAGTGTGTCTGTCGATACTACTACCGTTAACTTCGGTCAGTACATGATTCCCGGACTCGGTATCAGCGAAAGTGCTGTTCAAGGCAAGGTTGCCAATGCCGCAAAGGGTGCTCTTGTCGGTCCTATGCAGGCAAACAACGCAGTCATTGTTCTTCAGGTGACAGATGTCGATAGCGAAGGACGTCCTTATGATTTTGAAGAAAATGCACTTCGTTTCAATCAGCAGCGTGGCGCAAGCCGAATGATGAATTCTCTTGACCGTATTCTTCTCGGTAACAAGAAAGTGACCAACAATATCAATACTTTCTACAAGTAA